One genomic segment of Gymnogyps californianus isolate 813 chromosome 8, ASM1813914v2, whole genome shotgun sequence includes these proteins:
- the CRIP1 gene encoding cysteine-rich protein 1 translates to MPKCPRCQKEVYFAEKVTSLGKDWHRPCLRCEKCNKTLTSGGHAEHDGKPYCNHPCYAALFGPKGFGRGGAESHTFK, encoded by the exons ATGCCCAAGTGCCCCCGCTGCCAGAAGGAGGTCTACTTCG CCGAGAAGGTGACTTCTCTGGGGAAGGACTGGCACCGGCCCTGCTTGAGATGCGAGAAATGTAACAAGACCCTGACGTCTGGAGGCCATGCAGAG CACGACGGCAAGCCGTACTGCAACCACCCCTGCTATGCCGCCTTGTTCGGGCCCAAAG gGTTCGGCCGGGGAGGAGCCGAGAGCCACACGTTCAAGTAA
- the CRIP2 gene encoding cysteine-rich protein 2, whose product MASKCPKCDKTVYFAEKVSSLGKDWHKFCLKCERCNKTLTPGGHAEHDGKPFCHKPCYATLFGPKGVNIGGAGSYIYEKPQIEGQTAPGPIEHPVKVEERKVNAAPPKGPSKASSVTTFTGEPNMCPRCGKRVYFAEKVTSLGKDWHRPCLRCERCSKTLTPGGHAEHDGQPYCHKPCYGILFGPKGVNTGAVGSYIYDKDPEAKNQP is encoded by the exons CTGAGAAGGTGTCCTCCCTGGGCAAGGACTGGCACAAGTTCTGCCTCAAGTGTGAGCGCTGCAACAAGACCCTGACCCCGGGCGGGCACGCCGAG cacGATGGGAAGCCCTTCTGCCACAAGCCCTGCTATGCCACGCTGTTCGGCCCCAAAG GGGTGAACATTGGCGGTGCCGGGTCCTACATCTATGAGAAGCCGCAGATCGAGGGGCAGACCGCTCCGGGACCCATTGAGCACCCGGTgaaggtggaggagaggaaggtgaATGCCGCGCCTCCCAAGGGACCCAGCAAAG cctCCAGCGTCACCACCTTCACCGGGGAGCCCAACATGTGCCCGCGCTGCGGCAAGAGAGTCTACTTTG CTGAGAAGGTGACTTCGCTGGGGAAGGACTGGCACCGTCCCTGCCTACGCTGCGAGCGCTGCAGCAAGACACTGACCCCGGGGGGCCACGCCGAG CACGATGGACAGCCGTACTGCCACAAGCCCTGCTACGGGATCCTCTTCGGGCCAAAGG GTGTCAACACCGGAGCTGTGGGAAGCTACATCTACGACAAAGACCCCGAGGCGAAGAACCAGCCCTAG